One Solea senegalensis isolate Sse05_10M linkage group LG21, IFAPA_SoseM_1, whole genome shotgun sequence DNA segment encodes these proteins:
- the arrdc1b gene encoding arrestin domain-containing protein 1b: protein MGKLQEFDITFANNKVVYGSGESVSGTVKIRTCTSVPYKAIKVSCQGSCGISNKVNETSWSVEEQYFNRTLSVADRGTLTAGEHSFPFQFLIPAAVPTSFEGPFGKISYRVVATIDTRRFSKDYKIKKPFYLLNLLNLNEVPDVEQPNCAVTTKKFSYLLVKTGTLMLRARSDLRGYVPGQVIKLATEIHNKSGKDTGCVLASLIQKVTYKTKRPLFDLRTIAEVEGAGVKGGKHAEWREQIIVPPLPQSALAGCSLIDIDYFIQVSLKSPDAVVTLPIYIGNIAVNLSPSRTIPSTPDHCGAAGVTPSAPPVEEEPVEGAGGMVSEEIPTKSHSQQDPSGQPVTMSPSAYSYAPGAALPPSHRRPDASAPLFCVSTGATIPFFTEGDVTPIPTSCSLILPPEYSSCDYPHEPPPTYEESCSNANSSFNNGQ from the exons CGATCAAGGTGAGCTGTCAAGGCTCGTGTGGAATCTCCAACAAAGTGAACGAGACGTCGTGGAGCGTGGAGGAGCAGTACTTCAACAGAACGCTGTCTGTGGCTGACAGAG GAACGCTGACGGCAGGCGAACACAGTTTCCCGTTCCAGTTTCTCATTCCAG CTGCTGTCCCGACTTCCTTCGAGGGACCGTTTGGGAAGATTTCTTACCGCGTGGTGGCAACCATCGACACGCGGCGCTTCTCTAAGGACTACAAAATCAAGAAACCCTTCTATCTACTCAACCTGCTCAACCTCAACGAGGTGCCGGACGTTGAA CAACCGAACTGTGCGGTGACGACAAAGAAGTTCAGCTACCTCCTGGTGAAGACGGGGACGCTGATGCTGAGAGCTCGCAGTGACCTGAGGGGCTACGTTCCTGGTCAGGTCATCAAGTTAGCGACTGAGATCCACAACAAGTCTGGGAAGGACACGGGATGTGTACTGGCCAGTCTCATACAG AAAGTGACCTACAAGACCAAGCGACCCTTGTTTGACCTGCGGACCATCGCTGAGGTGGAAGGAGCCGGAGTGAAAGGAGGAAAACACGCAGAGTGGAGGGAGCAGATCATcgtccctcctcttcctcagtcaGCGTTAGCCGGCTGTAGCCTCATAGACATCGACTATTTCATCCAG gtGTCGCTAAAATCTCCAGACGCAGTCGTCACTCTGCCCATTTACATCGGCAACATCGCTGTGAACTTGTCTCCGTCGAGGACTATCCCCTCCACTCCAGACCACTGCGGTGCCGCGGGGGTGACACCCAGTGCCCCGCcggtggaggaggagccagTGGAGGGCGCAGGTGGCATGGTCAGTGAGGAGATCCCGACAAAGAGTCACTCTCAGCAGGATCCCTCAGGTCAGCCGGTCACCATGTCGCCCAGCGCCTATAGCTATGCGCCGGGTGCAGCGCTGCCTCCCAGCCACAGGCGGCCCGACGCGTCCGCACCTCTGTTCTGTGTTTCCACCGGGGCAACCATTCCATTCTTCACAGAGGGAGATGTGACTCCCATACCTACTTCCTGTTCCCTCATTCTCCCTCCAGAGTACAGCAGCTGTGACTACCCTCATG AGCCGCCGCCCACTTACGAGGAAAGCTGCAGTAATGCCAACTCCAGCTTCAACAACGGACAGTAG